Proteins found in one Acidobacteriota bacterium genomic segment:
- a CDS encoding TonB family protein: MFETTAVESRKRPMDKRRAMLLPISIGLHAAALIAVVFMTIWAVQFPTNSPPQVVQYSVAAAPPPPPPPPPPPPPPKAVVQTTTPVEVVQSTPDVAPTVIPDEIPDLPEPAQVETGVEGGVEGGVEGGVVGGVLGGVIGGVVADTGPVRVGGDVKAPEVIRRVEPEYTEVARRARVSGIVIVEAVIDRKGNVTDVKVLKPLSFGLDQSAVDAVKRWKFRPGTLNGQPVDVIFSLTVNFRLN; encoded by the coding sequence ATGTTCGAGACCACAGCTGTCGAATCGCGCAAAAGGCCGATGGACAAACGCCGGGCAATGCTGCTTCCGATCTCGATCGGACTGCACGCCGCGGCGCTGATCGCCGTCGTTTTCATGACGATCTGGGCGGTACAATTTCCCACCAACTCACCGCCGCAGGTCGTTCAGTACTCGGTGGCAGCAGCCCCACCGCCGCCACCGCCTCCACCCCCACCGCCGCCGCCACCGAAGGCGGTGGTCCAGACCACCACCCCGGTCGAGGTCGTCCAGTCCACGCCCGACGTCGCTCCGACCGTGATTCCGGACGAAATTCCGGACCTGCCGGAGCCCGCGCAGGTTGAAACAGGGGTCGAGGGAGGCGTCGAGGGCGGCGTCGAAGGTGGTGTCGTCGGAGGCGTCCTCGGTGGAGTGATCGGTGGAGTGGTTGCCGACACCGGCCCGGTTCGAGTGGGCGGCGATGTCAAGGCTCCCGAGGTCATCCGAAGAGTCGAGCCGGAATATACCGAGGTGGCGCGTCGAGCGCGCGTCTCCGGAATCGTCATCGTCGAAGCCGTGATCGACCGGAAGGGCAACGTCACTGACGTCAAGGTTCTGAAGCCGCTCTCATTCGGACTCGACCAGTCGGCGGTTGATGCTGTGAAGAGATGGAAATTCAGACCGGGAACGCTCAATGGGCAGCCGGTCGATGTCATCTTCAGTTTGACCGTCAACTTCAGGCTGAACTGA
- a CDS encoding MotA/TolQ/ExbB proton channel family protein, with amino-acid sequence MAGFSPMEIWETMTIIVKSTFILMVLMSLYSIWVMIDRFILFTQAKNQSLKLLGSLSNVLSRGAYQEAIDVTKKYKKSHLAKVIAAGLLEFEAGRRDKRITDHEITVEAARQGMDRTAMITVAELKENLGGLATIGATAPFVGLFGTVVGIINAFEAIGQGAGLNEISVGIAEALISTAVGLFVAIPAVWAYNYFQNRVDRFTVEMSNSGSEMSIYFIKEAESGGMSESRAT; translated from the coding sequence ATGGCTGGTTTTTCACCAATGGAAATCTGGGAGACGATGACGATCATCGTCAAGTCGACCTTCATCCTGATGGTTCTGATGTCCCTGTACTCGATCTGGGTGATGATCGACCGGTTCATCCTGTTTACCCAGGCAAAGAACCAGTCGCTCAAGCTGCTCGGTTCGCTCTCGAACGTGCTGAGTCGCGGCGCGTACCAGGAAGCGATCGACGTCACCAAGAAGTACAAGAAGAGCCACCTCGCAAAGGTCATCGCGGCGGGTCTTCTCGAGTTCGAGGCGGGACGGCGAGACAAGAGAATCACCGATCACGAGATCACAGTGGAAGCGGCTCGCCAGGGTATGGACCGGACCGCGATGATCACGGTTGCCGAGCTGAAGGAGAATCTCGGCGGGCTCGCGACCATCGGCGCGACGGCGCCTTTCGTCGGTCTTTTCGGTACGGTCGTCGGAATCATCAACGCCTTCGAAGCCATCGGTCAGGGCGCGGGCCTCAACGAGATCTCGGTCGGCATCGCCGAGGCGCTGATCTCCACCGCCGTCGGACTGTTCGTCGCAATCCCGGCCGTCTGGGCTTACAACTACTTCCAGAACCGCGTCGACCGCTTCACCGTCGAGATGTCGAATTCAGGCTCCGAGATGTCGATCTATTTCATCAAGGAAGCAGAATCCGGGGGTATGAGTGAGTCACGGGCAACCTAA
- a CDS encoding biopolymer transporter ExbD: protein MTSQINVTPFVDVCLVLLIIFMVVTPMVEASTNITLPTTESPEKTEEEGQIVISVKDGIAYFSGNAVREEDLVRALEEKFEENPGTQIAVKGDKFGKYGDVMAVLRAAREVGFERIGLVTEPEDRAAAMRRITEEEAGVQ from the coding sequence ATGACGTCGCAAATCAACGTCACGCCGTTCGTCGACGTCTGTCTGGTGCTGCTGATCATCTTCATGGTCGTCACGCCGATGGTCGAGGCCTCCACCAACATCACGCTTCCGACTACGGAATCGCCCGAGAAAACGGAAGAAGAGGGTCAGATCGTCATCTCGGTCAAGGATGGGATTGCGTACTTTAGTGGCAACGCGGTGCGGGAAGAGGATCTCGTCAGAGCGCTCGAAGAAAAATTCGAGGAGAACCCGGGAACTCAGATCGCGGTCAAAGGCGACAAGTTCGGCAAGTATGGTGACGTGATGGCGGTTCTTCGAGCCGCCCGGGAGGTCGGATTCGAGAGGATCGGACTTGTCACCGAGCCCGAGGATCGTGCCGCCGCAATGCGTCGCATCACCGAGGAAGAAGCTGGTGTCCAGTAA